DNA sequence from the [Limnothrix rosea] IAM M-220 genome:
CATTTTTTCTTAATACTATGGACTATTTTTCTGACACCACAAGCCCTTCTTCCTCCGGTTTAGGCTCTGCTGTGTCAGAAGATGCAGCACAATCGAATGGCGTTGACGTTGATACAGATGCCATAGAAAGCGACACCAAAAAATCCCAATCAAGCTATAAGTTGACCTGGAAAGTGGAAGATGGGCAGCTAGTGCGTCACTGGGTTGAAGTTTAGTTTTTCAATAAATCCAGTATTTTTAAATTTTCAATAATTTGAGTTTTCCTCTTGTGTCTGTAGTCGGCAAGATTCACTCAGAACTTAACCTGTTAACCCCTATAGCAAAAGGCTTTAAAGTCAACAGCTGCCTGAGCTCCAATGGCTTTGACGAGATAGAGTGAGAAAGGCAGATCAATCGCTCATAATGACGCTTGCTGCGATTTTTGTAAAAGTACGCGATAGACTGGTTCACCTTTGTTTTGGGTCGCCACTTCCCGCTCAGTTGGTACAGGAAAAATATTTTCGGCTAACCAAAAATCTTGGTGTGTCGTTTCAAACCAGTCATGGTCAAGAAATTTTTCGCGCATCTCAAGGGCAACTTCTTCTACATCTGATTGCAAAAAGAAAATAGTTTCTGCTGGGGTATGACGTGCCAAAATATCAACTAAATCCGGTTGGACAACGCGGCGTTTGTGATGGCGTTTCTTAAACCAAGGGTCGGGAAACTGGATCGTTACCCAGCGAAGACTGGCTGTGGGTAGCGAACCTAGTAAAGCTTGCAAAGAGGTGTTGATATTGGCAAATAGGTAATGCAAATTTGTGAGTTGTTGGCGATCGCGGATCTCATTGGCATCTTGAACTAGGGGATCACGAATCTCAATACCAAGAAAATTGCGTTCCGGATAACGCTGTGCCATTTCTAAAATGAACCGTCCGCGCCCACAGCCAATATCAAGATGAAGCGGCGCTGTGAGATCGGTGTAAATCCTTGCCCACTCAGGCATTGTAAACTCTTGTTGATACTTATCTGTTAACGGATTAACATGCTGTCTGACCCGCGATCGCCCCACTGAACAAACCCCTAAATACTCGATATAAAAATTGCTTTACTATTGTGCCACGCGCAGTAAGCCAAACTTCGATATGCTTAAATATATAGGAGCAAAATTGCTTTGCCCTTTGTGACATTCTTTTAGACTTTTGGCAGAACATGGCAGAAACTACTGATCCTAAATCCAAAGCAGCGGCGAAAAAAAAAGAAAAGCCTCCGAAGATCGAAGATAAGCCTTTCAAAGAATTTATCGAGGCGCACTTTTTACCTGAGGTTCAGACTGCCCTAAACGATAACGGCATTACAGACATGAGTCTAAAATTTGTCGAAACAAATATTCCGATTAAAGGGCTAGAATCTACCACTTGTTGGCAAATTCAAGGCAGTTGGATGAATAACCAACGGCAGTTCATTTTGTACTTTGTTGACGCGGATATTAAGGGTCAAAAAGCTTGGTCTTTTGCGACCGATGGTTCACCCCACAGTACCCTTGAGTCTTTTATGATTGATGAGCGCCGTGTCAATCTGCCCCTCCTCGTTGGTTATGTACTTCAGCGTCTTGATGCTCAGAAATGGCTAGCTTTAAATTAGTGCCTGTACATCTCCGGGACGAATAAACCCTAGTTTTTTATGAATGAGCAGGATGCCCTCCGGCATTTACTAGAGTCTGTTGCCCAAGGGCGTGTGAGTCCAGAAGCTGCTTTTACAGACCTCAAACATTTATCCTTTGAGTCTGTTGACGATTTTGCAAAAATTGATAATCATCGTGGGCTGCGTACGGGTTTTCCTGAGGTGATTTGGGGGCCGGGTAAAACACCTGAGCAGATTGCCAAGATTATGAATGCCATGGGCGATCGCCACCCCATAGTGATGGCCACACGCATTGACGTTGAGACCTACCACTACCTCCAGCCTAAAGTTAACCAACTCACCTACTACCCCGAAGCTCGTATTTGCGCTCGTATCCAGACTTTTCCAGAAGTCAAACATCGTGGTGCAATTTCCATTATCACTGCCGGAACCGCTGACCTGCCCGTTGCAGAAGAAGCTGCCATTACCGCCGAACTATCCGGTTTTGCCGTCAAGCGCTTGTGGGATGTGGGAGTCGCAGGTATTCACCGACTCCTAAGTCACCGCCATATCATTGATGAAGCCGATGTGTTGATCACCGTCGCAGGTATGGAAGGAGCCTTACCTAGTGTCGTTGCTGGACTAGCCGACTGTCCCGTCATTGCTGTACCAACCAGTATTGGCTACGGCGTTAGCTTTGGTGGCGTAGCACCCTTGCTCACAATGCTAAATTCTTGTTCTGCCGGTATTGGAGTCATGAATATCGATAATGGCTTTGGAGCGGCGATCCTTGCGGGACAAATTCTCCGCACCGCTGCGAGATTACGCTAATTAATCTAGGTTTGGGGTTAAACGGAGTCTGTCATAATGCCATGGCAAAGGGAAGATGGGCAGTGTCCCTCAACTCATAAATTTTGGTGAGGACTTGCCGAGAATAATGCCAATATGACTGCTTCCCCTTATTTTAAGGTTTCCCTTTTTCTGAAAATTTTAGATGGAATTTTTAATCAAAACTGACATTTATAAAATTAGTCAACCTAGGTCAAGATACAATTTTGCGGTGAATCTTTTTAGACCATTTGTTATCAATGGGATTTGACCAGGCTTTTTCAACTCCATACGCCATAAATTATAAACAATGACTAGATATTTATCCGTTGAAGTGGAGCTATCACTGTGTTTTTATGAATTCCGACGAATAGCGATGTAGTTGCTACTTAATGCGGATAATTTAATTTTTCTGTATAAAGTAATGGGGTTACGTGATTTCACTGGATCGCGTCCCTCAAACAAGCTATTTTTCAACTTGAATCAAACTAGTTTTCACTGGTTTTTTTTGTGCTATCCGGAAAGAAAAGTGAGTTCTTATCCAAAGCTTTATCTGGAAGATATTGAATTGAAGATTGGATGAATATTATGAGTTAGCGCTACAGAAGTTATCAAAATCAAGATACGCTTAGTAAGTGGGAGAGAACATAATATTTAGATTTCCACTGTCGTTCTGATATCTCCTTAATGGTTTGTTCAGGTGTGCATTTACAGTCTTCATTAGGGTTAAGAAATGTCGTCGTCAGTCGTTCCAACGCAACATCAGCAGATTCAGCGCAATATTAAGCTACGTGGGAAGCTTCCCCTTGGTCAGGTCTTGGTTCAAGCCGGTCTTATTTCTGAAGATCAGGTTAAATTGGCTCTACAGAATCAGTCTATTCCCGGTTATGAAACGTTTAAAATCGGGGAGATTCTTGCTTTAAGGGGATGGATTAAGCAAGAGACTTGTGATTTCTTTGCGGTTCGTTGGGAAGGTATTCTCAATAGTTTAAGTATTAAAAATAAGCAGAAGAAAATTGGCTATTACTTGTTAGAGGCTGGATTGTTAACGGAAGAACAAGTTACGGGGATTTTAAAGATTCAACAACAGCAAAAGAAGTTTTTTGGTGAGATTGCGGTGGCTGAAGGTTATCTTAAACAGCAGACGGTTGACTTTTTTGTGAGGTGTCTTTCTTCTGCTAAGGGGGCTGAGTCGGTGCAGCGGTCTGCTTTAGAACGTGCTGAAAAATATTTCAAGTTGAAAGATATCAAGGGGGCAATTCTTGAGTTGCGTGAGGTACTGCGTCATGATGCTAAAAATGGTAAAGCTCATGCTTGGTTGACTCGGATTTATTTGGAGAGTGGTCAATTGAGCTTGGCTAAGGTTCATCTCAAAAAGGCGATCGCCGCAAGTCCTAATGATGCATTGATTCGGGAAGTGAAAAAGCAATTTTTTGCATCGGTGCCGTCGACGGCAAAAGCTACTGAAAACAAGACGAAGTCTAAAAAATCAAAATCTACACCACGCGCATCTTGGCTACGTTTTGGCTAAATGACGATGATGGTGATGGCGGATAATTAATGTGCTTGTGTTGGTTGCTGCTATGTATGGAAACTGTGGTTGTTGGTCGGCAGGATAAAAACGGACTCGTTTACAATGGCAAACAGATTAGTTGTGTCCTAAGCGAAAACTTTGTTTGAACAAGAACGGTTACTTTTTGACCCTGTTACGCCTGAGCAAAACGCGATTCCGCTGGTTTTTGCGTTTCCGAATACCTACACTGTTGGCATTACAAGTTTGGGTTATCAACTGGTTTGGGCCAAGTTTAGCCAGCGGTCTGATGTGGATGTGCGGCGCTTATTTACGGATCTCCATGAGAAGTTGCCGTCGTCGCCTGAAATTGTTGGATTTTCGTTTTCGTGGGAGCTAGATTATACAAATTTATTTGACCTCCTTGAACAGCTTGATATTCCCCTGAGGGCTACTGCTCGTAAAAGTCATCACCCGATTGTTTTTGGTGGTGGTTCTGTGCTGAGTGCCAATCCTGAGCCCTATGCTGATTTTTTTGATGTTATTCTTCTTGGCGATGGTGAAACGCTTTTGGATGAGTTTATTGATGCCTATCAGGATATTCGCGGCGGCGATCGCCAAGCAAAATTACGGCGTTTAGCTCAGGTAGAAGGCATTTATGTACCCAGTTTGTATGGGATAACCTATCGCTCGCCAACGGCAGAAATTGAAAGTATTGAGCCAAGATTTCCAGATGTGCCCGCGGCGGTCTACAAGCAAACCTATCGCGGTAATGTTTTGTCCACTTCGACGGTTGTGACCGAAAAAGCTGCTTGGGAAAATATTTATATGGTGGAGGTGGTGCGGAGTTGTCCAGAAATGTGTCGCTTTTGCCTCGCCAGTTATGTGACTTTGCCATTTCGAGTCGCAAATCTGGAGGGGTCATTAATTCCGGCCATTGAACGGGGCTTAAAAGTTACTGATCGTCTGGGACTTTTGGGAGCTTCTGTGACCCAGCACCCTGAATTTGAAGCGTTGCTAGATTATTTGTCGCAGCCTAAATATAAGGATGTGCGCTTGAGTATTGCCTCGGTACGGACGAATACGGTTACAGAAAAATTAGCCCAAACTTTAGCGGCGCGGGATACTCGCTCCATTACGATCGCCGTCGAAAGTGGCTCGGAACGGTTGCGGGAAATCGTCAATAAAAAACTAACCAATGATGAAATTATTACAGCGGCAGTCAATGCAAAAGCGGGTGGTCTAAAAGCGATTAAATTCTACGGCATGGCTGGGATTCCCGGCGAGGAACAGGCAGATATTGAGGCCACTATCGAGATGATGTTAGCGGCGAAAAAGGCAGCTCCCGGCCTGCGTCTGACTTTGGGGTGCAGTACTTTTGTCCCGAAAGCCCACACGCCATTTCAATGGTTTGGGGTGAATAAAGCGGCAAAAAAGCGTCTGCAACTGCTCCAGAAAAAGTTGCGTTCCCAAGGCATTGAGTTTCGACCGGAAAGTTATAACTGGTCTGTCATTCAGGCGTTATTATCGCGGGGCGATCGCCGTCTGTCCCAGCTCCTCGAACTGACCCGTGAATATGGCGATACTTTGGGGAGCTATAAACGCGCCTTTAAAGATCTCAAGGGCAAGATTCCGCCACTAGATTTTTACGTGCACCAGCAATGGCAAACTGACCAAGTCTTACCTTGGCAACATCTCCACACAGCGATTCCGAAGGCGACGATTCAAAAACATATGGAAGAATCCGGTGCTTTGCCAGAGGTGGTTTGAGGGTGACACGGTGAAAGGGAGATAGGGTGACGCGGCGAGAGAATGAACGAGAAATAAAGACGAGTTCCCCTTTACCCGCACGGCATACAGCTCAGTCACCAAAAAACAAATGCAGTCTGAAACACCATCAGTCGTCTTTTCTCCGTGTCCCCGTGTCCCCATGTCCCCGCGTCTCCCACTCTCCTATCGTCTAAGAATTTTCAGGAAATGTCGGAGATGACCTTAAAGATCAAAAAGTTCGGCGATCGCCTGTTTTGGGTCAGGCTGTTTCACAAGAGATTCCCCAATGAGTACTGCTTTAGCGCCAGCTTCCCGTACGAATCCAAGATCAACCGCAGTATGAATACCCGATTCACTGACAACCCGGACTCCCTTTGCCTGAATTTCCGCCCGGCGGGACTCCATGAGCACGGTTGTGGT
Encoded proteins:
- the trmB gene encoding tRNA (guanosine(46)-N7)-methyltransferase TrmB: MGRSRVRQHVNPLTDKYQQEFTMPEWARIYTDLTAPLHLDIGCGRGRFILEMAQRYPERNFLGIEIRDPLVQDANEIRDRQQLTNLHYLFANINTSLQALLGSLPTASLRWVTIQFPDPWFKKRHHKRRVVQPDLVDILARHTPAETIFFLQSDVEEVALEMREKFLDHDWFETTHQDFWLAENIFPVPTEREVATQNKGEPVYRVLLQKSQQASL
- a CDS encoding DUF2996 domain-containing protein, whose product is MAETTDPKSKAAAKKKEKPPKIEDKPFKEFIEAHFLPEVQTALNDNGITDMSLKFVETNIPIKGLESTTCWQIQGSWMNNQRQFILYFVDADIKGQKAWSFATDGSPHSTLESFMIDERRVNLPLLVGYVLQRLDAQKWLALN
- the larB gene encoding nickel pincer cofactor biosynthesis protein LarB, whose translation is MNEQDALRHLLESVAQGRVSPEAAFTDLKHLSFESVDDFAKIDNHRGLRTGFPEVIWGPGKTPEQIAKIMNAMGDRHPIVMATRIDVETYHYLQPKVNQLTYYPEARICARIQTFPEVKHRGAISIITAGTADLPVAEEAAITAELSGFAVKRLWDVGVAGIHRLLSHRHIIDEADVLITVAGMEGALPSVVAGLADCPVIAVPTSIGYGVSFGGVAPLLTMLNSCSAGIGVMNIDNGFGAAILAGQILRTAARLR
- a CDS encoding tetratricopeptide repeat protein; translated protein: MSSSVVPTQHQQIQRNIKLRGKLPLGQVLVQAGLISEDQVKLALQNQSIPGYETFKIGEILALRGWIKQETCDFFAVRWEGILNSLSIKNKQKKIGYYLLEAGLLTEEQVTGILKIQQQQKKFFGEIAVAEGYLKQQTVDFFVRCLSSAKGAESVQRSALERAEKYFKLKDIKGAILELREVLRHDAKNGKAHAWLTRIYLESGQLSLAKVHLKKAIAASPNDALIREVKKQFFASVPSTAKATENKTKSKKSKSTPRASWLRFG
- a CDS encoding B12-binding domain-containing radical SAM protein, with the protein product MFEQERLLFDPVTPEQNAIPLVFAFPNTYTVGITSLGYQLVWAKFSQRSDVDVRRLFTDLHEKLPSSPEIVGFSFSWELDYTNLFDLLEQLDIPLRATARKSHHPIVFGGGSVLSANPEPYADFFDVILLGDGETLLDEFIDAYQDIRGGDRQAKLRRLAQVEGIYVPSLYGITYRSPTAEIESIEPRFPDVPAAVYKQTYRGNVLSTSTVVTEKAAWENIYMVEVVRSCPEMCRFCLASYVTLPFRVANLEGSLIPAIERGLKVTDRLGLLGASVTQHPEFEALLDYLSQPKYKDVRLSIASVRTNTVTEKLAQTLAARDTRSITIAVESGSERLREIVNKKLTNDEIITAAVNAKAGGLKAIKFYGMAGIPGEEQADIEATIEMMLAAKKAAPGLRLTLGCSTFVPKAHTPFQWFGVNKAAKKRLQLLQKKLRSQGIEFRPESYNWSVIQALLSRGDRRLSQLLELTREYGDTLGSYKRAFKDLKGKIPPLDFYVHQQWQTDQVLPWQHLHTAIPKATIQKHMEESGALPEVV